Below is a genomic region from Rosa chinensis cultivar Old Blush chromosome 5, RchiOBHm-V2, whole genome shotgun sequence.
AGATTGAGCTTGGAACAAGTCCTTTGCTTCATTAGAATCCATAATTGATGATTCTACAGCTAGTTCGTCTCCTCCTTATGAAACTACTTGGCTTATATAAATATATCCTGAGCTGCTGAAAAAttctgagaagaagaaaagtctCAATTCTGCAATGATCCAAAAATCAACGATTCCATTTGTCAATGACCTTTGAAATATTGCTAAACAGGACAAAgacctttctttctttctcatccACTTACGTGTTTGGTGGAGCGAACCATGACTTTCTATCCGGTGGTGATGTGTAGACTTTCAAGTTTGAACCTCGTCAAAGGTGgagagggatttttttttttttttaaatgattctCATCGCAACCACccaataccaaaacccagattgATTGCAAGCACAGGCAGTTTCATTAAAATGTAAAACATACAAGCATAAAACTTTAACAAACACAGCAAGACATAAATTGTGGAAAATAAGCCATTTTCATTGATAAGATAAACCCATTACATCACATTAAGCTTCTGATCTACATCTCTAAACAACCATCTAAACCATAATACCATACGAAACTCAAAATAAACGTagacatttcatcaaacacattATCTTCCAAATACTACTCCATCTGTACTAAACCCTTTGATTCAAACTCAAGCGCGCTCACCCCTGATGCGCCTAGCGAGCTGGATATCCTTCGGCATGATCGTAACCCTCTTGGCATGAATGGCACACAGATTGGTGTCCTCAAAGAGCCCGACGAGGTAGGCCTCCGCCGCCTCCTGCAGCGCAGCCACGGCGGAGCTCTGGAACCTCAGATCGGTCTTGAAATCCTGAGCGATTTCACGGACCAACCGCTGGAATGGGAGCTTGCGGATCAGAAGCTCGGTGCTCTTCTGGTACTTGCGGATCTCACGGAGCGCGACGGTTCCCGGCCTGAATCTGTGTGGCTTCTTCACTCCGCCGGTGGCCGGAGCGGACTTCCTAGCGGCCTTGGTGGCAAGCTGCTTACGTGGCGCCTTGCCTCCGGTGGACTTGCGGGCGGTTTGCTTGGTACGAGCCATTGAGAGATTGGGGAtttgagaaattagggttttcagagGGATTGGGGATTTGGTAGTGTGAATTGTGAAGTGGAATTTGGAGTGGCTTTTATAGTGGGGGGTGTGATGGGGAAGAAGTAATCATAGCCGTTGGTTTGTTTTGGGGAATGGACGGCTGTGGCTGCGTGTTGGGTTGGTTTTAGGTGCGGATCGGTGACGTGGCGTGTTTCTTTGCGCGGGTTTCGAAAATTTATGCGGGAAGTGTGAATTGGGATTGGTCGTCGATGCGGTTTGGAATGGACGGGTGGGATTTGATGAGAGGGGTGGCACGCGGATTGCGGATTGGGGTTGGGAGGAAGCGCGAGGATCGGTGACGTGGCGGGGTTCGGCTTTGGGAAATGGGAAGGTTATGGGATGGGCTTTACTGTTGTAGCCCAGAGAGGTAATTCTAAATTAAAGTGATTTTGGATGAATTTCTACTCCAATTCCTATTCAATATGGGAAGTTCAATATTGTTGACAAATGAGAGTAGAAGTCTAATGTTTATTGTCATGGAGAGACTGAATCTATGCAccttttataaatttttttcaaagggtttgttgtttggcatgatatgttggaaattttgattgtgtatTTCAAAATACTCTGTGTAACTCTCAATTTATTGGAAAATACcatatatttattttaaaacGTTACTAATTCATTATACTCATAATATTATAGCATATTAAAGTTACGAGAGTTTCGATATTCCAATAACTATCttattaaatttgcattatatCTCTAAGCCTTttcatctactatatatacaTGTCACTTCTTGGTCTTACACACACAACAAAATTCATTATCTTTTATAGTTCTCTCCATAGTTGTTTCTCTAGTGAGTTCATATATATTTTAGAGGGTGCTTTATTCTTGCTCTTCCATAATGTCAAAGGAAAAAATCAAGCATTTAGAGGATCCAAGTTTACTAATGTACACTTACAAGGATTAACAGTTATTATACCCAGGAGGGTAGGGCGCCACTAACCTGCTACACGGAGACATTATCTCCGAGTGATGAAATCTACTCTTACGGGtagtgtttacacgcctcaatcTTAAACTCTTTTTAAATGATTAGTCCTCTAAAAGCCTACAAATCCAATAGATTAGTGTTACGATTCTTGTTATTATAGTCCATTATCACAATGAAATGATGAAtattatttgttattaatatattattttgtgtgattttgtAGGAGAATCAAAATCTAGTGTACACGTAGGATCCATctaccaaattttccaacatgATATTGTTAAGCTGTTTCTGTCGCATAACATTTACTCTAAACTGGGAGAATTTAATTACTGCTAATATTCTACAGCATAATTGTGAGTTTCTTGGCTTTGCTTTGTCCCAGCTCCCATTCTCCCAATTATTTTCCTTCACTTGTTGGTTTTTATGGAAGTGGCAAAATAAGAACATTTTTTATGGTCCTTGTAATTATATTGCTATAATCTTTCAATACATTTATGAATGAAGTAAAGGCAACTCCAAAAACCAAACTAGTGAATCTAATAGAGTTGAATACTTAAACTGGCATAAACCAAGTCCCGATCATGTTAAACTCAATGCGGATGGTACTAGGAATACTGGATGGTTTGATTGGAGTTTGGGGGGGTTGAGAGATAggatttatgaatttatgagGAACATTTACCATTGTAAAGTGTTGCAGGCTAAAGCTTCGGCTATGCTAACTGGCATGAAGCTTGCTTTTGAGATAGAAATCACTCATATTGAAGTGCAGACTTATTATATGACCATGAAGCAGCTAATGTTTAGGGATGATGTTGATCTctatccttctttttttttctttttctttttgagaatGGACCTCCATCCTCTTGGTACTATTTTGACAAACTGCAATTCCTtgcttctttcctttaattcaTACTCATTTCAGCATGTGCataggaaaagaaatatggTTGCTGATGGCTTTGTGAAGAAAAGTGTGGCTTCTAGCAAAGTATTATGGCCTATTGTTAAGCAATCAGTAACAGTAGGAGAAAAACCAACTTTATGCTCTCGTATTCACACAGTACGTCTTcttttttgggaaaaaaaaaaaaactaaaacataaCACAAATTTATATTAATATTTGAACAAGCTAGATTGTAGGTTTCAGATCTCATACTTAGGAAATTGACAGAGACGTTTAAAATCCTCAAGGAACCAAGAGTCAGTTTTTTGTGTTCATATTACATCAAGTTGAATGAGTCCACATTTAGTCCAGAGATTTTCTTAGAAAGACACCATTAGAATCCGAATATTTAAAAAGAGAGACTAGCTAATACCACTAAACTATATATAGGATAAAAATTTTCCGATGCTACCAGCAGCTATTGTCTTTTATAGAATGAGCCATAAATAACAATCCATACGGCAACTACAGGCAAGAATTAGACAATGTAACTATATTAAACGGATTCAAAATGATATATACAAATCTATCCAATATAAAAGGTGCAGCAAGAGACTGAGGTGCTATAAAGAAGTTTGAAGTGGCTGCTTATTGTCACATATGGAAAGAAACTACTTCAATGCCGGCAACAATTGCCGTCCCCTGAAATAAGTAATGACAAACTTTCAGTGAAGAACTTGTCATACACGTTTCCAGGCTAGACTTGTTCGGAACACCACTAAGGCTCCATGATCTCGATCTATAAATACAGAGACACATGCTGGTCTCAATCCACAATTATATCAAGTTTCCTTGCTTTCCAAGCTAAAACAAAGTttgtccaaaaagaaaaaaaaattattccaaAGTTCCAATGGCCTCGCAGTTTCTATTGTTAGCATGCCTTGCTATAACAGCTTCCATTGCTCTGGCATCTGACCCAAGTTCTCTTCAGGATTTCTGTGTGGCTGATCGATCAACCTCAGGTAACTAGCTATAATAATTAATATTCTAGCTTATAAACATGTGATTGAATTTCCCAAATAGAAATACATAGTTGATATAATCAATTAATTAGCACTGGTTAGTAATGTTTCTGATGCATTTTGGACATAATCAAATATCAGTACTGGTGAATGGACATGTGTGCAAGGACCCCAAGCTAGTTGTCGCCGATGACTTCTTCTTCAGTGGACTTCACCTAGCAGGCAACACATCAAACCCTGCCGGTTCACGTGTGACCCCGGCAAACGTAGCCCAGATTCCAGGACTTAATACTCTTGGTATCTCCCTTGTTCGTATCGACTATGCACCATGGGGCATCAATGCTCCACACACTCATCCTAGAGCCACTGAAGTCCTAACAGTCCTAGAAGGGAGCCTCCAAGTGGGTTTTGTCACCTCCAACCCTGAAAACAGACTTATCACAAAGGTGCTTCAGAAGGGCGATGTGTTTGTGTTCCCAGTAGGACTTGTGCATTTCCAGCACAATGTTGGAAATGTTAATGCGGTCGCCATTGCAGCTCTGAGCAGCCAAAATCCAGGTGCTATTACCATTGCCAATGCAGTGTTTGGATCAAAGCCTGCCATTTCTGCTGATGTTCTTGCGAAGGCATTCCAAGTCGACAAGGACACAATCTACGATTTCCGGTCCAAGTTCTAGACTCCAACTTGAAACCTTTCAAAATGGGCTTGACATTCGGTTCATTTGAAGTGCGCACAATGTTTTACTGTTCATTTAGCACTACGTACAATCATGTTCAGTCTGATTCTTCGTTTGATTCTTTTACTTCAAGAGTGTGATTTGTTTCTGATCACTCAGTGATCCATGTTATGTATGAATTGGTTTGATTCTATTTCTCCATAAGGCCTGTCGATTTATTTGATGCCTGCCAGTCTTCCCTTCCACATGTTATGTATGAATTGGTTTGATTCTATTTATCCATaatgtattttatttatttcataatttattttgaggtttatttttattttgtatttattgcagttttatgttttatatatatgatCATTGTTTAACCGTTATATGGTTAATGAGGCTAATGATGATCATGATAGAATCTGgttcctctaaagtgaggaagACATAAAGTTAcgtcaatttcataaaatctagaTGCTCCATATAATCTAACGGACTTAACAGTTACACATCACTTCACCACCaatttttgagattttagtCTAAACACCATAACTTGCCGTTAACTtgaggaaacaaaaaaaattagagctAATACTTTTGGGGTCTTGCTATTTaaacccagcaaatttctaagTGTACCCGGCATTTTAAATATTATCTTATATTTCCTGTTTTACCCCTATTTAAATAAACCCAACAAACATTCTCCATCACCATCTTCAAGGTTGAGAAACTGGAAATGTGAAACACATCAGTGTTGAAATCTTTAGTAGCAACACTTGGTGTTGGGATTGTTGGCTGATCGAGTTGGTGGTTTGATGTAACATTTAGACTTTAGTCGTCAGCTTGTGTGATTTTTGATTCTAATGCCAGCTATTCCAAATGGTAGGAGGATTTAGGATATATAGCAACTCTATAAATGAATCAGGCAAAAATACACAGGCGGCTAAGCCTgcccaaaacagaaaaatccgGCCAATACCCAACCTGATGTTCACAAAGACTTCTTAAACAAATTAGGCTGACTACATGCATCAGCTTTGGAAAAGCCGGCCTGTAACAGTTGAGGCATAGCAGATCTAAATTTCACTATAAATATGGCTCTAATTCTGCACAGTGTCTACAAACCATTACCAGGCTAGCATAGCCTAAACCACACAAAGTTGATTCTTTAGAAAACTGAGATTTACATACAAAGCAAAAATGGCTATGGCTATAACAACAAAGTGTGCATGTTCCTCAATGTGGCTCCTCTGATGTCCTCATCATCATCTCCGCTGAGAGCAGACAACAAGGCATTAATGCCACTAAGTGATTCTACAAGACCAGaacaattgataatcaagatcaGGGAGTATATGTTTATACTGTTTTATATATGTTTAAATTTACAAATTGCATGCTTTGGTGGTGTAGATGGGAATGGCAAGCCAGAGTGCAACAACTCGATGTTACACACAAGCTGACGACTAAAGTCTAAATGTTACATCAAACCACCAACTCGATCAGCCAACAATCCCAACTCCAAGTGCTGCTACTAAAGATTTCAACACTGCTGTGTACTTATGATGTTTCACAGTTCCAGTTTTGCAACCTTGAAGATGGTGATGGAGAATGTTTGTTGGGTTTATTTAAACAGGGGTAAAACAGGAAATATAAGATAATATTTAAAATACCGGGTACActtagaaatttgctgggtttAAAACTTTAAATAGCAAGACCCTACTTTTGTCTCACATaaaggaaagtaattcctttGTTTTTTCCATGAGAAGGGAAAAGAAATTTTTCAACAGCAATCTATTCTAATGTTTGGTAAAGTAGGAAAATTATcgggaaagttgttaaaaagtttgtaaataatgtaataaaataatatgttgtgagtaataaatgcaaagaaataaTGAAGGAAAGTGATTCACTTGGGGTTTGGAAAGAACCACTTTCCCCCTTATGTTCCTTTCCTTCAAGAAaagattttctttccttttgcaccccaaacgcaagaaatgaacaagtttctttttctgatgcttactttccgcAAACGAAACATGGCCTTGATGTAAACTTCCTCCTTCACGTGTCAAAATTCTTTCTCTATGTTGCATAAAGCAAACGCAACATTCTCTATGCTTCTATGGAAACTAGTCCATGGTTGAAGAAAATCTTTCTAAGATCATTGGTTTGCAAGTCTTAATGATCATACACGATTATACTAAAATTATATTGATAATTAAACTCCATTGAGGTAGTTGATAAAGCAAGATCATTCAATCATCTAGGAGTGGGACAAACCAAGGACTTCACTTTAGCAAATGGGGGTATTTGTTGATAAGGATTTCATAAATTTGTAGAATTTAAAGTTTAACTCTTTTAACTCTGATggtttaaagtttttttttattgaaactcGAAATGGATGCAGTTGCATGATtcaaattattttcttttcttcaaccATGGATGAGTCTTCATGGAAAGAGCAAATTGAGCAGTGTAGCAAAGGAGAAACAGCAAGTTGGCTGTGTTTAGACTAAAGTTCTAAAAAAATAATGGTAGAGTGATGTGTCAATTGTTTGGACCGTTAAATTATATAAAGCATCTAGATTTTATGGAATTGACGTAACTTCACGCTTCCTCACTTTAGAAGAGCTGGATCCGTCATGATAAGTGTGACATATATAAGGGTGCATGGTTATAGTTGGAAGGCACAATGTGTGGTTTGAACTTGGAAGACATATGGTTAAACAGATTGTCAGATACAAAATGTTGAGATGGTCAGATACATATATAAGGGATATCGTGAGAAGGAAAATGTTTCCATCATAATGCAACCACTCTAGCACAACACTCTATCCACTTAAAGTCCTCTTACATATTGTACATATATCTATTTTAAGTATACACTGTTTTGAGTACGGGTGATTAAGGTTCAAAAGATTTTGGCCTCCATAGATTGTTGTTTATGCCTGCGTTCATTTTCACCACTGTCCTTGATGATATAACTGGAACTGCTCGTCCTATAAGTGTCGTGACATCTGCTatctcttagttttttttttttttttttttttgggggggggggggggggggggtttgggGATTGTCTAGGgccccattttaccaaaaaaagaaaattttggaaGTTTATAGGTATTCTCAACCTTGTTTACTTCTATTTGATGTTCTAACACATTAGGATTCATAATGGTTAACTTACCGTAACAATAATAGATTAATGTATAGATGTAGCGAGTAGACTAGTTtataaaaaaagtaaattgatttcatgtattagtagactAGCTTGGCTTTTTCTCATACCCGTCTACTCTAAATCGAACATACATTTGTATTAAACTAGTTTATTTGATGTATGAATATATTAATGTACAGTAGACAAATCTACCATAAAAATCTTTTAAGCCACATTTAGTTATTGGAAAATAAAGTAATCcatttgtctttcccatgggatGAAAATTAAATTTTCCATGAACTTTCCATTTTAGTGTTGGTAACATAAGGAAGCTAATTAGGAAAGTTGTCTGAAAATTTGTAATTAATGAAATGTGAGttataaatgcaaggaaagaggGGGAATGGGTGAATGGATCCCTTGGAGTATGGAAGGAAATGTTTTCCCCTTTAAGGAATGCTAGCAACCTTCTCCTCCAACTTTTCCCTTTCTAACTTCGCCATCATTGCATGCCATGTGTATTTCATTATCTCCATTatctaaaaaatttaaataattaatacaattaaaatacaagttttcacttcccctctttacccttatttaatttttcatgtatttaattaagtaattaatttcagtttctcacttttttttttcccttttgtgaATCCTTTTTATTTACAAGTTATATTACTCTTGTAGGCTTATGTGCGTATTTACATTAgaaatatgtacatatatatatatatatatttaagaacatatttcaaaattttggccaaaaaaaaaaaaccgaattgAAACTAAAGAAATAGCCAAACGTTTGCTTTtgttatatacatatatcaaagataatacacacacacacacacacacacatccaattcagagcgatgcctcgctctgaaatttcatagcaaggttagagtttagggttacttttcggtcgcatatccgcATCTCGATCGGCATCttgatcgttcagtttttaggtactaacgtatagatcacttctgcaaaatttcagcaaaATTGATGATCTATAAAATATCTAACTCATTCAAACCAATGGACAAACTAAATATATCCAACCTGaactgtactagctttaaggcagttatcaatgccttaacgaccatcaatttgactaaaattttgcaaagataatttatacattagtacctaaaaactgaacggttgagatgcggatatgtgaccgaaaagtgaccctaaaccctaacttaGACATCGCTCTCGATAggatctctttctctctctctctctctctctatatatatatatatatatggagagaaagagagagaatttaTATAATCATCTAATTTAATATGTATTctaacgaaaaaaaaaagtttgtagCTACCATGTGTCTATGTCAGTGAGCTTTAccattttgttttctatttatttttttctttttgtttttttgtgggTTTTATATGAAAAAAGATGtccaaaaaacataaaaactcaGTATTATGGAACATgaccaaataaataaaagaaaaattttggTTGAAAAACTTAGGAAATATAAGAAATGCAAAAAACGttagaaaaaaattagaaaaacaaaagagtcaagagtttttttttttgcatattaATAGAGAGCATTTAATAAGGTCAAACATAAATAAAGGGTAAAACAGGGAATAAAATTAGTTGGTTTTTCAAGATAGTAAATATACTaggcccgctcacctgcgggacgaaaataaagggacaaaacgggacaAAACCATCCCAGCCGTTGAATCTTAATTCAGTTGATCAAACGGACAAAACGGCAAAccattaaaacaaatttttttttaacctattaTCCAATCCCGTTTAGTCTCAACCAAGACTCTACGTTCAGTCTTgggttcttcctcctcccttgTCTCCACGTTCAGTCttgagttcttcctcctccctcgcctcccatataccattcttgattcatcctcatcctcatcatcataaGATTGGCCTATCTTGAAGGTATTTTTCTTAGATTTTACTCTCtctcgattttagggttttttttttttttaaaaattttttctCTTCAGTTTGGGTGAATCATGGAGCCATCGTATTTTGtttgatgatttcatttctggtGTTATGATTTGATTGTCGAAATTTTGGTATTCTTTTGCAAGTATTGATTTTGCTGGGATATAGAGTTggtcaaaagaaattgaaaaaaggtCAATACTTTTTGTCCTGACTTTTTGTCCATGGAATGGATTGAATCATTGAATAGGAAGCCTCATTGACCCAAAAAGGTCAATACTTTTTGTCTTGGTTTCATTGTCTTAATTTTGATTTCATTCTCTGTCTCACGGTCAAagtttctgcttttttttttcttttttttaaaaatcttTTTCAAGTAGGGCAATATGTTAATTCAGAGCACTAAAATCTCAAATGGTCAACATAGATTTGTTTAATGAGGAGCTCATGGCTTCACACAATTTTGTCGTCAAAATGCAATTCCATACATGAAGAGCTCAATTATAATATAAGTAAAATGCttgaattgaaattgtgtttagtttttaacttcttttttattagTGTTATGTCTTTGACTCTGTTATGGTGAAATTCTAATTATAGCTGTGTTTGTACAGGGTGTTTGTAATATAATGCTATAGCTTTATGATGGGTGAACCATCGTTACAAGAGACAAATGAGAATGTTGTTGTAGATGAACCAAAACTTCGGCTTGGTCAAGAATTCGAATCAATAGAGGAGGCCTATTACTTTTACAATGAGATATATGCAAAGACTATTGGTTTTAGTGTGAGAATGGGTTCAACTAAGAGAAGTAAGGTGACTGGAGAGATTACTTGGAAACAATTTTTATGTTCCAAGGAAGGAAAAACAGATGAGACTTATGAGAACTCAAGACGGCAACATTCATCGACCATGGAAGAAAGGAGGTGCGGAATAAAGCGTATGGGTTGTAAGGCAAGGTTGAACATCGTCTTTAACAAGGCAAGCAAAAATTGGTGTGTAAGTGACTTCGAGGAGGCTCATACACATGAACTTACAACCCCCAAAAGAGTACATTTATTACCATCACACCGCAAGCTTACAAAGGCAAAAAAGTGTCTTATGGAAAAGCTAAGTAGTGTTAATGTTCGAACAAGTCAACAATTCAAAATAATGGAGACTGTGGCAGGTGGTATACGGAATGTTGGATGTATTCCCAGAGATTTGAGAAACTTTGAAAGAGATTCAAGGGAAGAAGTGAAGGGACATGATGCAACTATGCTACTTGAGTTCTTAGAGtcataaaaggaaaagaagccgtCTTTTTATTTTGAAGTTGACCGAGATGAAGAAAATAGGATCAATCGTTGCTTTTGGGCTGATCCTACCTAAAAAAAAGCATATTATTTCTTTAACgatgttgttgtgtttgatACCACGTACAACACAAACAAATATCGCATGATCTTTGCTCCAATCACTGGCGTCAACCATCATGGCCAAACAATTGTATTTGGTTGTGGACTTCTAAGTGATGAGAAATCtgagtcttttatttggttactGGAACAATGGTTGAAAGCTATGCCTAGTGGTCCATCGAAAGTTATAATTACTGATCAAGATCCAGCAATTGCAAAAGCCATTGCTCAAGTTCTTCCACTTACACTCCACCGTTTTTGTCTTTGGCATATCATGTTTAAATTTCGAGATAAGCTTGGTCCTGTGATTGCTCAAAGTTATTATGGACTCTTCAAAGCCAGTGTATATAACTCCAAGACTAAAGAAGAATTTGAAGCTAGTTGGAAGAATGCTGTGCAACAAAGTAGTCAAGAAAATCATGCGTGGTTGAACACAATGTATGAACTACGAAGTAAATGGGTCCCTGCATTTTGCAATCACATCTTTCATGCGGGTATGCAAAGTAGTCAAAGAGTTGAGAGTAACCATTCATTCTTCAAATCATTTGTTTCGGTGAACAATTCTTTATTGGATTTTGCTACAAGGATTAAAAGGGGACTTAGACAACAAAGGCATGAAGAACTGATTCGTGATCATGTTGATAGTAATGAAATTCCAAAGACAAGGACTTACTATCCCATAGAAAAGCAAATGCGTGAGGTGTACACAAAAGAAATATTTTTGAGGTTCCAAGATGAGGTTGTCAAGAGTACTGCTTACTTGAAATGTGAAACTTTGAAGGAAGATGAAAATGAATGCGTGTATAATGTTTTAAGGGCTGCAGATGATGAACAAAGCTGGAAATTGCGACAAATAGTTCATGACAAAGTTTCTGGTTTTGCCAAGTGTAGTTGTGGAGGCTTTGAGGTTGAAGGAATTGCATGTAGgcatatcattttcttttttcgaaGTATGAATATGGTACATTTGCCAATTGAATACATCTTGGATAGGTGGACAAAAAATGCAAAAGTTGGAAGAGTTTGGGATGATGATGGTGTCGAAGTGAAAGATGTGGGTGATAAGTCATTGATGATGAGATATATTCAATTATCTCAACTTTCACAAGGTGTAATTGATGAGGCGTCTCTTTCacaagaaacaacaaaatatttcaCAGATGGACTCCATTCCCTTCGCCTTGGTATTAAAgaacttttctcaaatctggGTGTTGAGGAACTTccatccacaaaaaaaaaaaaaagaatacctCAGGAAATACTCATTGAAGAACCATCTCAATCAAAGGCAAAAGGAAGTGGGAAGAGGTTGAAGTCATCCaaagaaattgcaatgaatagGCAGAGAAACTGTGGAAAATGTGGTAAAACTGGGCACAACATAAAAACATGTGAGAAGCACAATGCTAATGGGTAATAACTTTATTTACTACTAACACTTGCTTTTATTTCTTGATGTGATCTATTTCATGCTTATTAATGTATCATTGATATTGTATATGAGCAGGTCAAGCATACAAATCAACCCCACTGAGCAATCAAATGAAGCACCACTTAGCATGTAAAGGATGAAGTTgatctttcttctgttttgtttcagcataatcacaagttttttttatatgtaatggattgtaatatgcatcagTTGGGTTGTCATTCAATGAATGTTTTTTCATTCATCCACTGCCCAGAACTTGTGTATATTCTTTTGCATTATGATTATAACTTGTGATTGTGAATTGGGATGTCAgttacatgtcactgaccaagtaactgtaactggtcacgtaactgaccaagtaactgaccatgtcactgaccaagtaact
It encodes:
- the LOC112166357 gene encoding histone H3.2: MARTKQTARKSTGGKAPRKQLATKAARKSAPATGGVKKPHRFRPGTVALREIRKYQKSTELLIRKLPFQRLVREIAQDFKTDLRFQSSAVAALQEAAEAYLVGLFEDTNLCAIHAKRVTIMPKDIQLARRIRGERA
- the LOC112203002 gene encoding protein FAR1-RELATED SEQUENCE 5-like, with the translated sequence MGEPSLQETNENVVVDEPKLRLGQEFESIEEAYYFYNEIYAKTIGFSVRMGSTKRSKVTGEITWKQFLCSKEGKTDETYENSRRQHSSTMEERRCGIKRMGCKARLNIVFNKASKNWCVSDFEEAHTHELTTPKRVHLLPSHRKLTKAKKCLMEKLSSVNVRTSQQFKIMETVAGGIRNVGCIPRDLRNFERDSREEVKGHDATMLLEFLES
- the LOC112203003 gene encoding protein FAR1-RELATED SEQUENCE 5-like, whose translation is MIFAPITGVNHHGQTIVFGCGLLSDEKSESFIWLLEQWLKAMPSGPSKVIITDQDPAIAKAIAQVLPLTLHRFCLWHIMFKFRDKLGPVIAQSYYGLFKASVYNSKTKEEFEASWKNAVQQSSQENHAWLNTMYELRSKWVPAFCNHIFHAGMQSSQRVESNHSFFKSFVSVNNSLLDFATRIKRGLRQQRHEELIRDHVDSNEIPKTRTYYPIEKQMREVYTKEIFLRFQDEVVKSTAYLKCETLKEDENECVYNVLRAADDEQSWKLRQIVHDKVSGFAKCSCGGFEVEGIACRHIIFFFRSMNMVHLPIEYILDRWTKNAKVGRVWDDDGVEVKDVGDKSLMMRYIQLSQLSQGVIDEASLSQETTKYFTDGLHSLRLGIKELFSNLGVEELPSTKKKKRIPQEILIEEPSQSKAKGSGKRLKSSKEIAMNRQRNCGKCGKTGHNIKTCEKHNANGSSIQINPTEQSNEAPLSM
- the LOC112166866 gene encoding putative germin-like protein 2-1, which produces MASQFLLLACLAITASIALASDPSSLQDFCVADRSTSVLVNGHVCKDPKLVVADDFFFSGLHLAGNTSNPAGSRVTPANVAQIPGLNTLGISLVRIDYAPWGINAPHTHPRATEVLTVLEGSLQVGFVTSNPENRLITKVLQKGDVFVFPVGLVHFQHNVGNVNAVAIAALSSQNPGAITIANAVFGSKPAISADVLAKAFQVDKDTIYDFRSKF